A stretch of Sulfurimonas xiamenensis DNA encodes these proteins:
- the pheS gene encoding phenylalanine--tRNA ligase subunit alpha — MKEWYDAIKEAQSVEKIEEIRISVFGKKGVLAAEFAKMKTAPSEEKSKIAQELNTHKNALMNELTARKIVIQTLELQTRMKAESIDVSMYSLTPESGALHPVMETMDKIVEYFSSMNFAVKTGNMVEDDFNNFEALNLPKYHPARDMQDTFYFKDEMLLRTHTSPVQIRTMMSSKPPIRMIAPGAVFRRDYDITHTPMFHQVEGLLVDKEGKVSFANLKFILEDFLKYMFGDVDVRFRPSFFPFTEPSAEVDISCVFCKGEGCRVCSKTGWLEVLGCGIVDPNVFEAVNYEDVSGYAFGLGVERFAMLIHHIGDLRSLFEGDIKLLEQFQ, encoded by the coding sequence TTGAAAGAATGGTATGACGCAATAAAAGAAGCGCAGAGTGTTGAGAAAATCGAAGAGATTCGTATATCTGTGTTTGGTAAAAAAGGTGTTTTAGCGGCAGAATTTGCCAAAATGAAAACAGCACCGAGTGAAGAAAAATCAAAAATCGCACAAGAGTTAAATACACATAAAAATGCATTGATGAATGAATTAACTGCCAGAAAAATAGTTATTCAAACATTGGAATTGCAAACTCGAATGAAAGCAGAATCCATTGATGTCTCTATGTATAGTTTAACTCCTGAATCCGGTGCTTTGCATCCCGTTATGGAAACAATGGATAAAATTGTTGAATATTTTTCATCAATGAATTTTGCAGTAAAAACAGGAAATATGGTAGAAGATGATTTTAATAACTTTGAGGCTCTTAATCTTCCAAAATATCATCCTGCACGCGATATGCAAGATACTTTCTATTTTAAAGATGAGATGCTGTTGCGTACACATACATCTCCTGTGCAGATAAGAACTATGATGAGCTCCAAACCTCCTATTCGTATGATAGCTCCGGGCGCAGTTTTTAGAAGAGATTATGATATTACACACACGCCGATGTTTCATCAAGTAGAGGGACTTTTGGTTGATAAAGAGGGCAAAGTCTCTTTTGCAAACTTAAAATTTATTTTAGAGGACTTTTTAAAGTACATGTTTGGTGATGTAGATGTTCGTTTTCGTCCCAGCTTTTTTCCTTTTACAGAACCCTCTGCGGAAGTAGATATTTCATGTGTTTTTTGTAAAGGTGAGGGTTGTAGAGTCTGTTCAAAAACTGGATGGCTTGAAGTACTAGGCTGCGGAATAGTTGATCCAAATGTTTTTGAAGCGGTAAACTATGAGGATGTAAGCGGTTATGCTTTTGGTCTTGGAGTTGAAAGATTCGCTATGCTTATTCATCATATAGGAGATCTTCGTTCACTCTTTGAGGGAGATATTAAGTTGCTGGAGCAGTTTCAATGA
- the pheT gene encoding phenylalanine--tRNA ligase subunit beta: MIVTKSWLNEWIDLSNISTDDLVKTFNSIGLEVDSVSTYKVPNKIVFGRVLECKKHPEADKLNICQVDIGTSMRQIVCGASNVRAGLDVVVATVGAVMPNGMVIKPVKLRGVESDGMICSAKEIGLEDVQDGIIELDESIGSYTLGEEVSSNDIFSDDLIEIELTANRGDCLSIRGIARDLSAAYDKSLKEENRDENDDKRVGIGRILTLSHENNLNVNLRYKAVDLKDLHLPFVLKLRLAQIKEKKETDIEALIHYVTHSTGVILRAYNYDFFCNENKTLAKVSLSQDENGFASIMAKDKEKASTIGIIQEDASKVIGDKGIVLIEASYIPPDIISKKMQEKKMPVGPMYYRTSRGSEPDLNEGLNYCISMIESNSESSVFGGTIELGDMHEDKIISISKKEIDAIIGANIDKSKITKILKNLGFDTTKSSADNFVISVPNFRHDISNKQDIVEEIVRLVGIDNIPSKPFVFMENNRLENDYFKYKKRQLYRHKAAYSGFFESVHFVFDEKKVLHEYGFETLQEEKELLNPIVNTLDTLRSTLLTGLLKAASNNSKNGYNSVKLFEIGSVFNPKREESLKMAVLFSGNRESEGLANSGKPLKVDFGFFVQKISNIIGKFELHEFKTRHTLSHPFQCAKVVVDNEVVGELFRVHPDVEESYDLDITYMCELDFEKLPNNLKTAKKTSKYQSVHRDLSIVMPKEMRYEEVKKVIEKSASDELIRFYPVDKYSDESLGDNISLTIRFVLQSLDKTLEEEDITKSMQSILDALNSELGITIR; this comes from the coding sequence ATGATAGTTACGAAAAGTTGGTTAAACGAGTGGATAGATCTAAGCAATATATCTACTGATGATTTGGTAAAAACATTTAACTCTATTGGTTTAGAAGTGGATAGTGTTTCAACATACAAAGTACCAAATAAGATAGTATTTGGAAGAGTTTTAGAGTGTAAAAAACATCCGGAGGCAGATAAACTAAATATTTGTCAAGTAGATATCGGTACAAGTATGCGTCAGATTGTGTGCGGTGCCTCAAATGTTAGAGCAGGCTTGGATGTAGTTGTAGCAACTGTTGGTGCGGTTATGCCAAACGGTATGGTTATAAAACCTGTAAAACTCCGTGGTGTTGAATCAGATGGAATGATTTGCTCAGCTAAAGAGATCGGTTTAGAAGATGTTCAAGATGGAATTATTGAACTTGATGAGAGCATTGGAAGTTATACTCTTGGTGAAGAAGTTTCAAGCAATGATATATTTAGTGATGATTTGATAGAGATAGAGCTGACTGCCAACCGCGGTGATTGTTTAAGTATACGGGGTATAGCTAGGGATTTAAGTGCAGCTTATGATAAATCTCTAAAAGAAGAAAACAGAGATGAAAATGATGACAAAAGAGTAGGCATTGGAAGAATTTTAACTCTTTCTCATGAAAATAATTTAAATGTAAATCTTCGTTATAAAGCGGTAGATTTGAAAGATTTACATTTGCCTTTTGTTTTAAAACTTAGACTTGCCCAAATAAAAGAAAAAAAAGAGACGGATATCGAAGCTCTTATTCATTATGTGACTCATAGCACTGGTGTGATTTTAAGAGCATACAATTATGACTTTTTTTGCAATGAAAATAAAACTTTGGCAAAGGTCTCTTTGTCTCAAGATGAAAATGGTTTTGCATCTATTATGGCAAAAGATAAAGAAAAAGCTTCAACGATAGGAATAATTCAAGAAGATGCTTCCAAAGTCATTGGTGACAAAGGTATTGTTTTAATTGAAGCAAGCTATATTCCACCAGATATAATCTCTAAAAAGATGCAAGAGAAAAAAATGCCTGTAGGTCCTATGTATTACAGAACTTCCAGAGGAAGTGAGCCGGATTTAAATGAGGGATTGAACTATTGTATCAGTATGATTGAATCAAATTCTGAATCGTCAGTTTTTGGCGGTACAATTGAACTTGGCGATATGCATGAAGATAAAATTATAAGTATCAGCAAAAAAGAGATTGATGCAATAATCGGTGCAAATATTGATAAATCTAAAATAACAAAAATATTGAAAAATTTAGGATTTGACACTACAAAATCATCAGCTGACAATTTTGTCATTTCTGTCCCTAATTTTAGACATGATATATCTAATAAACAAGATATTGTTGAAGAGATTGTCCGTTTAGTGGGCATAGACAATATACCATCAAAACCTTTTGTTTTTATGGAAAACAATAGACTTGAAAATGACTATTTTAAATATAAAAAAAGACAATTATATAGACATAAAGCAGCGTATAGCGGTTTTTTTGAGTCTGTACATTTTGTGTTTGATGAGAAAAAGGTTTTACATGAGTATGGATTTGAAACACTGCAAGAGGAGAAAGAACTTCTTAATCCTATTGTAAATACGCTTGATACTTTAAGATCTACACTCTTAACAGGTCTTCTTAAAGCCGCATCAAATAATAGTAAAAACGGATATAACTCTGTAAAACTTTTTGAAATCGGATCGGTATTTAATCCTAAAAGAGAAGAGTCTCTAAAGATGGCAGTGCTTTTTTCAGGAAATAGAGAATCTGAGGGTTTAGCTAACTCAGGAAAACCTTTGAAGGTTGATTTTGGATTTTTTGTACAAAAGATCTCAAATATTATAGGAAAATTTGAGCTTCATGAATTTAAAACAAGACATACACTCTCTCATCCTTTTCAGTGTGCTAAAGTAGTTGTTGATAATGAGGTTGTCGGGGAGTTGTTCCGTGTTCATCCGGATGTAGAAGAGAGTTATGATTTAGATATAACTTATATGTGTGAACTTGATTTTGAAAAATTGCCAAATAATTTAAAAACTGCAAAAAAAACTTCAAAATATCAATCTGTACATAGAGATTTGAGTATAGTAATGCCAAAAGAGATGCGTTATGAAGAAGTAAAAAAAGTGATAGAAAAATCGGCTTCAGATGAGCTTATTCGCTTTTATCCGGTAGATAAATACAGCGATGAATCTCTTGGAGACAATATAAGTTTGACTATTAGATTTGTGCTTCAATCTTTAGATAAAACATTAGAAGAAGAGGATATTACCAAATCTATGCAGAGTATTTTAGATGCTTTAAACAGTGAGTTGGGAATTACGATTAGATGA